GCTGGGCGTGATCGGCATCCCCAAGACCATAGACAACGACCTGGTCGGCACCGACAACAGCCCCGGCTACGGCTCCTCCGCCAAATTCCTGGCCAGCGCGATGCGCGAGGTCGGCCTGGACATGACCAGTATGGGCTGGGGCCGGGTGTTCATCATGGAAACCATGGGCCGCCACACCGGCTGGCTGGCGGCCGCCTGCGCCGCCGCCTCCCGCAATCCGCACGAAGCGCCGCATTTGCTGCTGTTGCCCGAGGTGCCGTTCGACCAGGCGCGCTTCCTGGCGGCGCTGGACGCCAGCCTGGCGAAGTACGGCCAGTGCGCGATCGCGGTGGCCGAAGGCATCACCGGCCAGGACGGCCGCTTCGTCGCCGAGGCCAAGAAGTCCGAAACCTACGGCCACGAGCAACTGGGCGGCGCCGGCCACTGGCTGGCCCAGCTGATCCTGCGCGAGCGCGGCATCTCCGCCCACGTGGCGCAGGTGGACTATCTGCAGCGCGCCGGCGGCCACCTGGCTTCCGCCACCGACGTCCGCCAGGCCTACGTGATGGGCGAGAGGGCGGTGGAGTGGCTGCTGGCCGGCAAGACCGGCCTGATGGCCGGCATCAGGCGGCTGAACGACCATCCTTACTGCTGGGACGTGGCCGAAGTGCCGCTGTCGGCGGTGGGCGACAAGGAGAAGCGGCTGCCGCCGGAGTTCATCGGCGCCGACGGCTTCAGCGTCACCCAGGCTTTCCTGGACTACGTGAAGCCGTTGATAGAGGGCGAGCGCATCCCGCCGTTCAAGGACGGCTTGCCGGACTACCGCCCGATCGCCTGGCCGCGGGTCTGAGCGGGATCGAACGGCGAAGCGGCCGCCGCGTCGAGAGGCGCGGCGGCCGTTTGCGCATTTCAGCGCGTAATGTCGCGGCTCGAATGACAGAAGCCGGCGCCGCTCTGTTACAATCTCTTTCCTTTGAATCATCAACCATAGGTTTTTTTGATCATGCTGAGCCTGTACAACACACTGACCCGCCAGAAGGAAGCGTTCAAACCCATCGAACCCGGCAAAGTGAGCATGTACGTCTGTGGCATGACCGTTTACGACCTCTGTCACATCGGCCACGCGCGCATGCTGGCTGCTTTCGACGTGATCTACCGCTGGCTGAAGGCCTCCGGCTACGATGTGAACTACGTGCGCAACATCACCGACATCGAAGACAAGATCATCAAGCGCGCGCTGGAGCGCGGCATCACGCCGGAGCAACTGGTGGAGGAAACCATCGCCGACATGCGCCAGGACGCCGCGGCGCTGGGCCTGCTGCCGCCGACGCACGAGCCGCGCGCCACCCACCACGTGGGCGGCATGGTCGCGATGATCGAACAGCTGATCGCCAACGGCAAGGCCTATCCGGCCGCCAACGGCGACGTCTACTACGCGGTGCGCGAATTCGAGGGCTACGGCAAGCTGTCCGGCCGCACGCTGGACAAGCTGCGCGCCGGCGAGCGCGTGGAAGTGGATCCGAACAAGCGCGACCCGCTGGACTTCGTGCTGTGGAAGGCCGCCAAGCCGGGCGAGCCGTCCTGGGACAGCCCGTGGGGCAAGGGCCGTCCGGGCTGGCACATCGAGTGCTCGGTGATGAGCTGCCACCATCTGGGCGAGCATTTCGACATCCACGGCGGCGGCGAGGACCTGCAGTTCCCGCACCATGAAAACGAGATCGCCCAGTCCGAGGGCGCGCACGGCCACCAGTACGTCAACTACTGGCTGCACAACGGCTTCATCAATGTCGACGGCGAGAAGATGTCCAAGAGCCTGGGCAATTTCTTCACCATCCGCGACGTGCTGCAGCATTTTGACGGCGAGGTGATCCGCTTCTTCATCGTGCGCAGCCACTACCGCAGCCCGGTCAACTACACCGACAGCATCCTCAACGACGCCAAGCATGGCCTGACCCGGCTGTACACCGCGCTGCGCGGCATCGAGCTGCCGACGTCCGATGGCATCGACTGGAACCACGCCTACGCCGCCCGTTTCAAGGCGGCGATGGACGACGACTTCGGCACTTCCGAAGCGGTGGCGGTGCTGTTCGAGCTGGCCGGCGAAGTGAACAAGAGCCGCGACCCGCAGCTGGCCCGCCTGCTGAAGGACCTGGGCGGTGTGCTGGGCCTGCTCACGCGCGATCCGGAAGTTTTCCTGCAAGGCGGCGTGGGCGAGGGCGAGCTGTCGGCCGAGCAGGTGGAGGCGCTGATCCAGGCGCGCAAGGACGCGCGCGCCGCCAAGGACTGGGCCGAATCCGACCGCATCCGCGACGAGCTCACCGCCAAGGGCATCGTGCTGGAGGATGGCGCCGGCGGCACCATCTGGCGCCGCGCCTGATCCCGGTTTAGCCGCCAGCGCTTGTCAACGGCGGTCAAACGGCGGATAATGCCATGTTTCGCAAGCAGTACAGGCAAAACCCCTGTACCCGATTTGAAAGGTAGAGAGATGAAAAACGATATTCACCCGAACTACAAAGAACTGTCCGTGACCTGCTCCTGCGGTCAACAGTTCGTGACCAAGTCCACCATGGGCAAAGACGCTTTCTCGATCGAAGTGTGCTCCAGCTGCCACCCGTTCTACACTGGCAAG
This genomic window from Chromobacterium violaceum ATCC 12472 contains:
- the rpmE gene encoding 50S ribosomal protein L31: MKNDIHPNYKELSVTCSCGQQFVTKSTMGKDAFSIEVCSSCHPFYTGKQKIVDTAGRVDKFNQKFGSFFKR
- a CDS encoding 6-phosphofructokinase, producing MTKPRAVYLQSGGPTAVLNASAQGAIETARRLGLSLYAAYDGLAGLLDGRLCDTDGVSDTAIAQLAFMPGGSFGVSRRMIGTFEEAPEDWLRLRDVLAKHDIHYLLINGGNGSLGCAERLVDFEKHTGYKLGVIGIPKTIDNDLVGTDNSPGYGSSAKFLASAMREVGLDMTSMGWGRVFIMETMGRHTGWLAAACAAASRNPHEAPHLLLLPEVPFDQARFLAALDASLAKYGQCAIAVAEGITGQDGRFVAEAKKSETYGHEQLGGAGHWLAQLILRERGISAHVAQVDYLQRAGGHLASATDVRQAYVMGERAVEWLLAGKTGLMAGIRRLNDHPYCWDVAEVPLSAVGDKEKRLPPEFIGADGFSVTQAFLDYVKPLIEGERIPPFKDGLPDYRPIAWPRV
- the cysS gene encoding cysteine--tRNA ligase, producing the protein MLSLYNTLTRQKEAFKPIEPGKVSMYVCGMTVYDLCHIGHARMLAAFDVIYRWLKASGYDVNYVRNITDIEDKIIKRALERGITPEQLVEETIADMRQDAAALGLLPPTHEPRATHHVGGMVAMIEQLIANGKAYPAANGDVYYAVREFEGYGKLSGRTLDKLRAGERVEVDPNKRDPLDFVLWKAAKPGEPSWDSPWGKGRPGWHIECSVMSCHHLGEHFDIHGGGEDLQFPHHENEIAQSEGAHGHQYVNYWLHNGFINVDGEKMSKSLGNFFTIRDVLQHFDGEVIRFFIVRSHYRSPVNYTDSILNDAKHGLTRLYTALRGIELPTSDGIDWNHAYAARFKAAMDDDFGTSEAVAVLFELAGEVNKSRDPQLARLLKDLGGVLGLLTRDPEVFLQGGVGEGELSAEQVEALIQARKDARAAKDWAESDRIRDELTAKGIVLEDGAGGTIWRRA